The Trypanosoma brucei brucei TREU927 chromosome 9, whole genome shotgun sequence genome includes a window with the following:
- a CDS encoding NAD/FAD dependent dehydrogenase, putative, producing MSQDRGKRQVLDATVRDDNPYSRLMALQRMGVVENYEAIRQKSVAIIGAGGVGSVVAEMLTRCGIAKILLFDYDKVELANMNRLFYRPEQQGMSKVAAAKQTLEGINPDTEIVPFDFSITAAEHWQDFADALTKNGGVKPSTPVDLLLCCVDNFQARLTVNYACLLFNIPWMESGVAENAVSGHIQLLLPGVTPCYECCPPLVVATGMPEAKREGVCAASLPTTMGIVAGFLAQNALKYLLNFGTVSEYIGYDAVRDYFPSVTIKANPDCRNATCVEKQREYAERKARLGDAAHPLHNAAKHRTEREAKEREAAKARAAASAKEWGIVVEEHGKDDLSVNTKGDTGGVEYAYGAGGKAEGNAPREDEFVAADSGESLEALMAKMRAM from the coding sequence GGGTGTTGTGGAGAATTACGAGGCCATCCGCCAAAAATCCGTTGCAATAATCGGCGCTGGGGGTGTTGGCAGTGTCGTAGCAGAGATGCTCACGCGTTGTGGTATTGCGaaaatccttttgtttgactACGATAAAGTGGAGCTCGCCAATATGAACCGGCTCTTTTACAGGCCCGAGCAGCAGGGGATGTCAAAGGTGGCGGCGGCAAAACAAACACTGGAAGGAATCAACCCAGACACCGAAATTGTGCCTTTCGACTTCAGTATTACAGCAGCGGAACACTGGCAGGACTTCGCTGATGCGTTAACAAAGAACGGTGGTGTAAAGCCCAGCACTCCGGTAGATTTACTGCTGTGTTGTGTTGATAACTTCCAAGCCCGCCTAACGGTCAATTACGCTTGTTTACTGTTCAACATTCCGTGGATGGAAAGCGGTGTTGCAGAAAATGCGGTGAGTGGTCACATCCAGCTACTCCTTCCCGGTGTGACACCCTGCTACGAGTGCTGTCCACCCCTTGTCGTGGCGACAGGAATGCCAGAGGCCAAGCGTGAGGGCGTTTGCGCTGCGTCTCTTCCAACCACGATGGGCATCGTAGCGGGGTTTCTCGCACAGAACGCCCTAAAGTACCTGCTGAATTTTGGAACTGTTAGTGAATACATTGGATATGACGCAGTGAGAGattatttcccctctgttACAATTAAAGCGAATCCCGACTGCCGCAACGCCACCTGCGTTGAGAAGCAGCGGGAGTACGCGGAACGGAAGGCGAGGTTGGGTGACGCAGCCCATCCCCTACACAACGCTGCCAAACATCGCACCGAGCGGGAGGCGAAGGAACGCGAGGCGGCAAAAGCAAGGGCAGCAGCATCAGCGAAAGAGTGGGGAATAGTAGTTGAAGAACACGGGAAAGATGATCTTTCCGTAAACACAAAGGGAGACACAGGTGGTGTGGAATACGCGTATGGCGCCGGCGGTAAAGCGGAGGGGAATGCCCCAAGGGAAGACGAGTTTGTTGCCGCGGATAGCGGGGAGTCGCTGGAGGCACTTATGGCCAAAATGAGAGCCATGTAG